ATAAGTCAAAAATCGACAAACTGAATAATGGTGAAATTCCCATTTATGAACCGGGCCTGGATATTATGGTTGCCAAAAATGTAAAGGAAAATCGCCTTCACTTTACAACCGATATTAAAGAGGCTATTGAAAAAGCACTGGTCATTTTTATTGCCGTAGGAACGCCACCCAAACCGGATGGATCGGCTGATCTTCAGTATATTGAGGCCGTTGCAAAGGATATTGCAAAGTACAAGAATGGATACAAGGTTGTCGTCAACAAAAGCACGGCTCCCGTTGGTACGGGGAAATGGATTAAGCATGTAATTGAAAAAAATCAAAAGAATTCGATCCCGTTTGCCGTGGCATCCAATCCCGAATTTTTGCGGGAGGGTTCCGCTATCGATGATTTTATGCGTCCCGATCGGGTGGTCATTGGAGCAGAAACAGACGAATCCATTGCCATTATGAAAGACCTTTATGCGCCGCTTTATTTAATTGAAACGCCGTTCGTCATTACAAATATTGAAAGCGCTGAACTCATCAAATATGCCGCCAATGCTTTCTTGGCAACGAAAATCTCCTATATTAATGAAATCGCCAATATCTGCGAAATTGTGGGAGCGGATGTTCATGACGTGGCAAAGGGCATGGGTTTGGACAACCGGATCGGACGCAAATTTTTGCACGCGGGCCCGGGCTATGGCGGATCCTGTTTCCCCAAAGATACATCGGCTATTTACCAATTGGCCAAACAAAGGGGATATGAGTTTAAGATTGTGGGGTCTGCTATTGAAGTAAATTACAAGCAACGTGAGCGCATGTTTGAAAAAATCAAACAGGCTATGGGAGATTTAAAAGGCAAAAAAATTGCGGTCCTGGGCTTGGCGTTTAAACCCAACACGGACGATATGAGAGATGCGCCTTCCATCGATATCATCAAGAGCCTTTTGAGTGAGGGAGCAGAGGTGCATGCGTTTGACCCGGTTGCCACGGAAAATGCGCGCAAAATTTTGCCGAAGGTACACTATGCCAAGGATACATACGATACTCTTGAAGGGGCGGATGCTCTGGTTTTTATGACGGAATGGAATCAATTCCGCAGCCTGGATTTGGACAAGATTAAGTCTCTCATGCGGTCGAATTATGTTTTCGACTTGCGGAATATCTATGAACCTGAAAAGATGCAGGAAAAAGGGTTTATTTATTACAGCGTGGGAAGAGCCAAGGATAAGGTCACTTCCTAAAGATGAAGCTGTTTCATATTGGCATAAAGGGGTGTGGGCAGTAATCGATCAATGTTTCAAAATAGTACATCGTTTGCTCGCACCTTTTCTGTTTCTAACCAAAGGATTGGTATAACCTATTGAAAATTAATAATAAAAAAAGAAATACCAAAGTTTTGCTTTGGTATTTTTTTTGCCTTAATCCAAAGTCGATCAAAAAATAAAAGAAAGGTCGACCTATGAAGATATTGATGATTGCACCGCAACCCTTTTTCCAGCCCCGGGGTACACCCTTTAGCGTGCTCGGGAGACTGAAAGCACTGTCTGATCTGGGGCATTCGGTGGATCTGGTAACCTACCACGTCGGAGAAGATAAAGGGTTTCCCAATATTCAGATTTACCGGATTCCCAAACTGCCGATCAGAAAGGTGAAAGTCGGGCCGTCTCTGGCAAAAATACCCATGGATATCGCCCTATTTCTTAAAGCTTTTTCCCTATTAAGACGACATAAATATGAGGTGCTTCACACGCACGAGGAGGCCGGGTTTATGGGGATTCTTCTGAAAAGGATTTTTAAAATCCCCCAT
This sequence is a window from Calditrichota bacterium. Protein-coding genes within it:
- a CDS encoding UDP-glucose/GDP-mannose dehydrogenase family protein, which encodes MHIAIVGTGYVGLVTGTCFAEFGNEVTCVDMDKSKIDKLNNGEIPIYEPGLDIMVAKNVKENRLHFTTDIKEAIEKALVIFIAVGTPPKPDGSADLQYIEAVAKDIAKYKNGYKVVVNKSTAPVGTGKWIKHVIEKNQKNSIPFAVASNPEFLREGSAIDDFMRPDRVVIGAETDESIAIMKDLYAPLYLIETPFVITNIESAELIKYAANAFLATKISYINEIANICEIVGADVHDVAKGMGLDNRIGRKFLHAGPGYGGSCFPKDTSAIYQLAKQRGYEFKIVGSAIEVNYKQRERMFEKIKQAMGDLKGKKIAVLGLAFKPNTDDMRDAPSIDIIKSLLSEGAEVHAFDPVATENARKILPKVHYAKDTYDTLEGADALVFMTEWNQFRSLDLDKIKSLMRSNYVFDLRNIYEPEKMQEKGFIYYSVGRAKDKVTS